AGCGCGCGGACGAACAGGCGGCGCTCCGGGCCACGATGGCCGACCTCGCGGCGAACCTCGACCTCTCGGACCTCTTGCAGGCGGTGCTCGAGCGCGCCGTGCAACTGCTGCGCGTGAGCCACGGCGAGCTGGCCATCTATGACGCGCGACGGCGCGAGCTGGAGATCGTCGCGAGCTTCAACGTCGGCAAGCAGGACACCTCCGGCACGCGACTGCAGCTCGGCGAGGGAGCGATGGGCCAGGTGGCGCTGACGCGGGAACCGCTGATCATCCCGTCGTACCAGGAATGGACGGGCCGATCGGCCCAGTACGCGCAGGTGGATTTCCACGCGGTGATGGTCGCGCCGCTGCTCATGGCGGGAGAGCTGGTGGGCGCGATTGCCGTCATGGACCGGGAGGTCGCCCGCCAGTTCAAGGATCATGACCTGCGGCTGCTCGAACTGTTCGGGCCGCAGGCCGCGATTGCCATCGCCAACGCCCGCCTCTTTGCCAGCGAGCGACGCCGCGGCGAGGAGCAGCAGGCGCTGCTCGACACGATGAAGGATCTGGCCGGCGAGCTGGAGCTGTCGAAGGTGCTGGAGCGCGTGCTCGCTCGCGCCGTCACCCTGCTCGACGTGACCGGCGGCGAACTGGCCACGTACGACGAATCGCGGGGCGATCTGGTGATCGTGGCGAGCCACAACATGGGCACGAACGCCGTGGGAAGCCGCATGGCGCTGGGCGAAGGGGCAATGGGCCAGGTGGCCGAGACGCACCGCGCGATGATCATCCCGCACTACCAGGAGTGGGCCAAGCGCTCCGAGCAGTACGAGCAGAGTACCGTCCAGTCGGTGATGGCCGCCCCGCTCATCATCGGGCAGCGGTTGATGGGGGTCATCGCCTCGGTGCACTCCGACCCGGCCCGCGCGTTCGGCCCCGATGACCTGCGCCTGCTCGAGCTGTTCGCGCCGGAGGCGGCGATCGCGATCGAGAACGCACGCCTGTTCACCGAGTCGCGGCAACAGCGCCAGTACTTCAAGGAACTCGTATCGAACAGCCCCGTGGCGATCGTGACGCTCGACGTCGAGCACAACGTCGTGTCCTGCAACCCCGCCTTCGAGCGATTGTACGGCTACACCGAATCCGAGGTCACCGGTCGCAATATCGACGACCTCATCACCGACGAGGCCACCCGTTCCGAGGCCGTCACCTACACGGAGCAGGCGCTGGGCAGCACGGCGGTACAGGTCATCAGCCGACGCCGGCGAAAGGACGGAAGCCTCGTGGACGTCGAGGTGCTGGGGGTCCCCGTGGCCGTGGACGGCCGGAAGGTGGGAGCCATGGCGCTCTATCACGACATCACCGATCTGCTCGCCGCGCGCCAGGCGTCGGAGGCGGCCAACGCCGCCAAGAGCCAATTTCTGGCAGCGATGAGCCACGAACTCCGCACGCCGCTCAATGCCATTCTCGGGTACAGTGAGATGCTGCAGGAGGACGCCGCCGAGAAGGGCGACGCGAGCATCATCCCCGACCTTGCCAAGATTCACGCGGCCGGAACCCACCTGCTGACGCTGATCAACGACGTACTCGACCTGTCCAAGATCGAGGCCGGCAAGATGGAGCTGTACCTCGAGACGTTCGACGTGCGCCCGCTGCTCGAGACGGTGGCGACCACCGTCCAGCCCCTGGTTGCCAAGAATGGGAATCGACTGGACCTCGACGCCGCGGAATCCCTCGGCAAGATGCACGCCGATGCCACCCGGGTGCGGCAGGTGTTGCTCAACCTGTTGTCGAACGCCAGCAAGTTCACGGATCACGGCACGATCACCCTGTCGGCACGGCGGGTGGGCGGCGAGATGGTGTTCGCGGTGCGCGATACCGGAATCGGAATGACGGAGGAGCAACTCGGACGCCTGTTCCAGGCCTTCGCGCAGGCCGAGGTGACGACCGCGGCGAAATACGGCGGCACGGGGCTCGGGCTCGCGATCAGCAAGAAATTCTGCGAGATGATGGGCGGACGTGTGGCCGTCGAGAGCGTGCCCGGCGAAGGCACGACCTTCACCGTTCGACTGCCGGTGGGCGAGCCGGCGGACGTTCGGACCGCCGAGGCGGCCACGGCTGGCCCCGGCGAGGGGCCGGACATGGCGGGCTGGCCAACCGTCCTGGTCATCGACGACGACGCGGCTGCGCGCGACCTCCTGCAAAAGATGCTGGTGAAGGACCGGGTGCGCGTGGTTGCGGCGGCGAGTGGGGAGGAGGGACTCGCGCTGGCGCGTGCCGAGCGGCCGGCCGCGATCACGCTGGACGTCCTCATGCCGGGCATCGATGGATGGGCCGTGCTCACGGCGCTCCGCGACGATCCCACGCTGGCGGACATTCCGGTCGTGATGACGACGATGCTCGACGACCGGAACCTCGGGCTCGCCCTCGGCGCCTCGGAGTATCTCACGAAGCCGATCGATCGCAAGCGGCTGACGGCGGTGCTGGCGCGCTATCTGCCGTCCGGCGCCGGGTCCGTGCTCATCGTCGAGGATGACGCGGCGACGCGAGCCGTGATCCGTCGGGCCGTTCGCAAGGCGGGCCGCGACGTGCGCGAAGCCGAGAACGGCCGCGTGGCGCTTGCCCGCGTGGACGAAGCACTGCCGTCGCTCATCCTGCTCGATCTGATGATGCCCGAGATGGACGGGTTCACGTTCCTCGAATCGTTGCGCGCCCGCGACGCGTGGCGCGGCATTCCGGTGGCCGTGATCACGGCCAA
This DNA window, taken from Gemmatimonadaceae bacterium, encodes the following:
- a CDS encoding GAF domain-containing protein translates to MTFVPPDVVVPDEPSRRQAALLRLSTGIAEAETEQAICQAVARGLHDAALGYDFVAVLLVDAESGDRVLTASRGWREAPEGLRVRPGQGLSERPLMDGRLHYTPQVTDDTHYLPTRNEGSEVDVPIRVNQALVGVLVVESNRPHAFQPDDFDILRAAANQAGIAIGRARLLTAERQRADEQAALRATMADLAANLDLSDLLQAVLERAVQLLRVSHGELAIYDARRRELEIVASFNVGKQDTSGTRLQLGEGAMGQVALTREPLIIPSYQEWTGRSAQYAQVDFHAVMVAPLLMAGELVGAIAVMDREVARQFKDHDLRLLELFGPQAAIAIANARLFASERRRGEEQQALLDTMKDLAGELELSKVLERVLARAVTLLDVTGGELATYDESRGDLVIVASHNMGTNAVGSRMALGEGAMGQVAETHRAMIIPHYQEWAKRSEQYEQSTVQSVMAAPLIIGQRLMGVIASVHSDPARAFGPDDLRLLELFAPEAAIAIENARLFTESRQQRQYFKELVSNSPVAIVTLDVEHNVVSCNPAFERLYGYTESEVTGRNIDDLITDEATRSEAVTYTEQALGSTAVQVISRRRRKDGSLVDVEVLGVPVAVDGRKVGAMALYHDITDLLAARQASEAANAAKSQFLAAMSHELRTPLNAILGYSEMLQEDAAEKGDASIIPDLAKIHAAGTHLLTLINDVLDLSKIEAGKMELYLETFDVRPLLETVATTVQPLVAKNGNRLDLDAAESLGKMHADATRVRQVLLNLLSNASKFTDHGTITLSARRVGGEMVFAVRDTGIGMTEEQLGRLFQAFAQAEVTTAAKYGGTGLGLAISKKFCEMMGGRVAVESVPGEGTTFTVRLPVGEPADVRTAEAATAGPGEGPDMAGWPTVLVIDDDAAARDLLQKMLVKDRVRVVAAASGEEGLALARAERPAAITLDVLMPGIDGWAVLTALRDDPTLADIPVVMTTMLDDRNLGLALGASEYLTKPIDRKRLTAVLARYLPSGAGSVLIVEDDAATRAVIRRAVRKAGRDVREAENGRVALARVDEALPSLILLDLMMPEMDGFTFLESLRARDAWRGIPVAVITAKELTADDHRRLNGGVQQIVRKGAGNGDFLAEVRALVKAGTR